One genomic segment of Rhizorhabdus phycosphaerae includes these proteins:
- a CDS encoding FAD-dependent oxidoreductase: MSAGDIIDVAIVGGGAAGALLAATLAEAGRSVTIFEAGPDHGAGDLISSQIWSRRLRWGGPPVATTGADPVGLGFNTGWGTGGAALHHYGTWPRLHEADFTMRSDHGRGHDWPIRYADLRPFYDELQKEVGISGDADAERWRPPGDPYPMPPLLPLKQGELLARAFAASGLRTAPAPMAINSVDYGGRPACQYDGWCDAGCPIMALANPLAVHLPRAQAAGARLIASAPVTRVLTDGKSRVSGVEYLQDGRRLVQRARLVILAGSVVGNPALLLNSANADHPAGVGNATDQVGRNVMTHGLIQILGLFPDETEPHRGVTGAHLISHDRYGKTATTGAFGSRQWLIAPSIKPNDLAGLGSARMDLNGADLDRFMRRAVRHAANMIGMCEEEPHPDNRVELAEGRNAWGVRPARMTHAFSADAKRLWAAMRDEGIAIFKAGGATETWHTPMGSAHLAGGTIMGTDPRSSVVDSTGRVHGIDNLYIAGSGTFPTEGGVNPTFTLLALALRMARHIQADRGPLFRI; the protein is encoded by the coding sequence GTGAGCGCCGGCGACATCATCGACGTTGCCATCGTCGGCGGCGGCGCGGCGGGCGCACTGCTGGCCGCGACGCTGGCCGAAGCGGGAAGATCGGTCACGATCTTCGAGGCGGGCCCCGACCATGGGGCAGGCGATCTGATCAGCTCGCAGATCTGGTCGCGGCGCCTGCGCTGGGGCGGCCCGCCCGTCGCGACCACCGGCGCGGATCCGGTCGGCCTGGGCTTCAATACGGGCTGGGGCACCGGGGGCGCGGCGCTCCACCATTATGGTACATGGCCGCGCCTGCACGAGGCCGACTTCACCATGCGGTCGGACCATGGTCGGGGGCATGACTGGCCGATCCGCTACGCCGACCTGCGCCCCTTCTACGACGAGCTCCAGAAGGAGGTCGGCATATCGGGCGATGCGGACGCCGAGCGCTGGCGGCCGCCCGGCGATCCCTACCCCATGCCGCCCTTGCTGCCGCTCAAGCAGGGCGAGCTGCTGGCGCGCGCCTTCGCGGCAAGCGGGTTGCGCACGGCGCCCGCTCCGATGGCGATCAATTCGGTCGACTATGGCGGCCGGCCGGCCTGCCAATATGACGGCTGGTGCGACGCCGGCTGTCCGATCATGGCGCTCGCCAATCCGCTGGCGGTCCACCTGCCCCGTGCGCAGGCGGCCGGGGCAAGGCTGATAGCGTCGGCACCCGTCACGCGCGTGCTGACCGACGGAAAAAGCCGCGTCTCGGGCGTCGAATATCTGCAAGACGGACGTCGCCTTGTGCAGCGCGCACGCCTCGTGATCCTTGCCGGATCGGTCGTGGGCAATCCGGCCCTGCTGCTCAACTCGGCCAATGCCGACCATCCCGCCGGCGTGGGCAATGCGACCGATCAGGTCGGCCGAAACGTCATGACGCACGGGCTGATCCAGATCCTCGGCCTGTTTCCGGATGAGACCGAGCCGCACCGCGGGGTAACCGGAGCGCATCTGATCAGCCACGACCGCTATGGGAAGACCGCCACCACCGGCGCCTTCGGCAGTCGCCAGTGGCTTATCGCGCCGTCGATAAAACCCAATGATCTCGCCGGCCTGGGTTCGGCTCGGATGGACCTCAACGGCGCCGATCTCGACCGCTTCATGCGGCGGGCGGTTCGGCACGCGGCCAACATGATCGGCATGTGCGAGGAGGAGCCGCATCCGGACAACCGGGTCGAGCTTGCGGAAGGCCGCAACGCCTGGGGCGTCCGGCCTGCGCGGATGACCCATGCCTTTTCCGCCGACGCCAAGAGGCTCTGGGCAGCGATGCGCGACGAGGGCATCGCGATCTTCAAGGCCGGCGGGGCGACCGAGACCTGGCATACGCCCATGGGCTCGGCGCATCTGGCCGGCGGGACGATCATGGGAACCGACCCGCGCAGTTCGGTGGTCGACTCCACCGGACGGGTCCACGGGATCGACAATCTCTATATCGCCGGCAGCGGAACCTTCCCGACCGAAGGCGGGGTCAATCCGACCTTCACCCTACTGGCGCTCGCGCTTCGCATGGCACGCCATATCCAGGCTGATCGCGGCCCGCTCTTCCGAATCTGA
- a CDS encoding helix-turn-helix domain-containing protein, with translation MAEGPEHEEPLDRRWHLARTPHEVNVTELEFAVMRVGEAFARWQSECFAASSGFTATGSENALLHVVRLHERAKPLKELARLTNRDDIPNLQYALRKLVKLGLVKQTGGRSNAVYTVTDKGREVTDRYAALRAQLLVEVTQVVNGIDDRLLQATQTLNILSGIYEQGARVVSTHQRGG, from the coding sequence ATGGCGGAAGGTCCTGAACATGAAGAACCGCTCGATCGTCGCTGGCACCTTGCGCGCACGCCGCATGAGGTGAACGTCACCGAGCTGGAGTTCGCGGTGATGCGGGTCGGCGAGGCATTCGCCCGCTGGCAGAGCGAGTGTTTCGCTGCGTCGAGCGGCTTCACGGCGACCGGCAGCGAGAATGCGCTGCTTCACGTCGTACGGCTGCACGAACGGGCGAAACCGCTGAAGGAACTCGCCCGGCTCACCAACCGCGACGATATCCCCAATCTCCAATATGCGCTGCGCAAGCTGGTCAAGCTGGGTCTGGTCAAGCAGACGGGCGGGCGATCGAACGCGGTCTACACCGTCACCGACAAGGGCCGCGAAGTGACCGACCGCTATGCCGCCCTGCGCGCGCAGTTGCTCGTCGAGGTGACGCAGGTCGTCAACGGCATCGACGACCGGCTTCTCCAGGCGACCCAGACGCTCAACATCCTGTCCGGCATCTACGAACAAGGCGCCCGCGTCGTTTCCACCCATCAGCGGGGCGGATGA
- a CDS encoding TonB-dependent receptor, whose protein sequence is MNRLHSRLSSIIALALLASPASLLAQSTQDMGADQSDLGTEIVVTAQKREQKLQDVGIAITAYSGDQLRTLGVSDSTNLAALSPGVHISGNLAGQNTQITIRGVTQNDFNDIVEAPNATYLDETYIAVAQAQTFAVFDIERVELLKGPQGTLFGRNATGGLAHYISRKPSFDGIEGFLDVNYGLYDSPSTPGQFRAEGAIGGPLSEKVAARGAFVWNKRQPYLRNDYPAGAVGGSPGAGAGANMGDDDTLAGRLTLLIEPTDRTSITIAANGARSRIATGPYQQKPTIAVFNAAGELVNVVDAAANETRAAIAADGSDFGSDIDNNGVFGDSFGRPVAGGDFFGYKDPDGSGYRTSSDFAFKNSGTIDTYGIYANIKQELSDAVDLTSITDYKHYEKLLFIDVDAGPGNQAANYAGLNAKSFSQELRLNGRSSTIDWVAGLYYLHIDADSDNGLKFPVGSVVPGAPFDLASDARLKTDSYSVFGQVEWRFAPKLTAIIGGRLIREEKDYLFSQSLYFTQDSRKIHQGTPVLIGPVIGANGPQPYADTMGKTLWAGKVQLEYRPIDDLLLYAGISRGVKAGSFNAQLSGGLPVATSAIPYKAETLISYEGGFKYTFPDRNTRFNANVFYYDYSDYQAFLFTGVSGVVINADARTYGVEAEFYTSPLPGLDLSLAGSWFDAKVKDVPFRVGGPISRDVKPNYAPEKQVTGIARYQWDAFGGKLAIGGDFQYSSSYYYNLRNFDADKFGSYFVLNSGISWRTIDRTWEFRFDVKNVTDKRVGVQGFDLAVFCGCNEVSYKPPRLFQLGARYNF, encoded by the coding sequence ATGAACAGATTACATAGTCGCCTTTCGAGCATCATCGCGCTTGCGCTTCTCGCCAGCCCGGCATCGCTTCTAGCTCAATCCACGCAGGACATGGGCGCCGATCAGTCCGATCTCGGCACGGAGATCGTCGTCACCGCACAGAAGCGCGAACAAAAGCTGCAGGACGTCGGCATCGCCATCACCGCCTATTCGGGCGATCAGCTTCGCACGCTGGGCGTCAGTGACAGCACCAACCTGGCGGCGCTTTCACCGGGTGTGCACATCAGCGGCAACCTCGCAGGCCAGAACACGCAGATCACGATCCGCGGCGTTACCCAGAATGATTTCAACGACATCGTCGAGGCGCCCAACGCCACCTATCTCGACGAGACCTATATCGCCGTCGCCCAGGCGCAGACCTTCGCGGTGTTCGACATCGAGCGGGTCGAGCTGCTGAAGGGTCCGCAAGGCACGCTGTTCGGCCGCAACGCGACCGGCGGCCTCGCCCATTATATCAGCCGCAAGCCGAGCTTCGACGGCATCGAGGGCTTTCTCGACGTCAATTACGGCCTGTACGACTCCCCGAGCACGCCGGGCCAGTTCCGCGCTGAGGGCGCGATCGGCGGCCCGCTGAGCGAGAAGGTCGCGGCACGCGGCGCGTTCGTCTGGAACAAGCGCCAGCCCTATCTGCGCAACGACTATCCGGCGGGCGCCGTCGGCGGTTCGCCCGGTGCGGGCGCAGGCGCCAACATGGGCGACGACGACACGCTCGCCGGCCGCCTGACGCTGCTGATCGAGCCGACCGACCGCACCTCGATCACCATCGCCGCCAATGGCGCCCGGTCTCGGATCGCCACCGGCCCCTATCAACAGAAGCCGACCATCGCGGTGTTCAACGCGGCCGGCGAACTGGTCAATGTCGTCGACGCCGCTGCCAATGAGACACGCGCGGCGATCGCCGCCGACGGATCGGACTTCGGGTCTGATATCGACAATAACGGCGTCTTCGGAGACAGCTTCGGCCGTCCGGTCGCAGGAGGCGACTTCTTCGGCTACAAGGATCCCGACGGATCGGGCTATCGCACGTCGAGCGACTTCGCCTTCAAGAACAGCGGGACGATCGACACCTACGGCATCTATGCCAATATCAAGCAGGAGCTGTCGGACGCCGTCGACCTGACCTCGATCACCGACTATAAGCATTATGAGAAGCTGCTCTTCATCGACGTCGATGCCGGGCCCGGCAACCAGGCCGCCAACTATGCGGGCCTGAACGCGAAAAGCTTCAGCCAGGAGCTCCGCCTGAACGGCAGGTCCTCGACCATCGACTGGGTCGCCGGCCTTTATTATCTCCACATCGACGCCGATTCCGACAACGGGCTCAAATTCCCGGTCGGCAGCGTCGTGCCGGGCGCGCCGTTCGACCTCGCCTCGGATGCCCGCCTCAAAACCGACAGCTATTCGGTGTTCGGTCAGGTCGAATGGCGCTTCGCTCCCAAGCTGACCGCCATCATCGGCGGCAGGCTTATCCGGGAAGAGAAGGATTATCTCTTCTCCCAGAGCCTCTATTTCACCCAGGACTCGCGCAAGATCCACCAGGGCACGCCGGTCCTCATCGGTCCGGTCATCGGCGCCAACGGACCGCAACCCTATGCCGACACGATGGGCAAGACGCTGTGGGCCGGAAAGGTGCAGCTCGAATATCGCCCGATCGATGACCTGCTGCTCTATGCCGGCATCAGCCGCGGCGTGAAGGCGGGCAGCTTCAACGCGCAATTGTCCGGCGGCCTCCCCGTCGCGACCTCGGCCATCCCGTACAAAGCGGAAACGCTGATCAGCTATGAAGGCGGGTTCAAATACACCTTCCCCGACCGCAACACGCGCTTCAACGCGAACGTCTTCTACTATGATTATTCCGACTATCAGGCGTTCCTGTTCACCGGCGTGTCGGGCGTCGTTATCAACGCCGATGCGCGCACCTATGGCGTCGAAGCGGAGTTCTACACCTCGCCCCTGCCCGGTCTCGACCTGTCACTGGCGGGCTCCTGGTTCGACGCCAAGGTCAAGGACGTGCCGTTCCGCGTCGGCGGGCCGATCTCGCGCGACGTGAAGCCCAATTATGCGCCGGAAAAGCAGGTCACGGGCATTGCGCGCTATCAATGGGATGCGTTCGGCGGCAAGCTCGCCATCGGCGGCGATTTCCAATATTCGAGCAGCTATTATTACAATCTGCGCAACTTCGACGCAGACAAGTTCGGGTCCTATTTCGTCCTGAACAGCGGCATCTCCTGGCGCACGATTGACCGCACCTGGGAGTTCCGCTTCGACGTCAAGAACGTCACCGACAAGAGGGTGGGCGTGCAGGGCTTCGATCTGGCCGTGTTCTGCGGCTGCAACGAGGTGTCGTACAAGCCGCCCCGGCTGTTCCAGCTCGGCGCGCGCTACAACTTCTGA
- a CDS encoding cytochrome P450, which translates to MEAVAVVEPFDPSIPDLITDPYPIFTEIREKDPFHWSKFGYWVVSRYDHVREVLMNRKDFGTGDFIANLKLFYGPDFDPMANSAYRWLSEVFIMQDPPQHTRIRGLVTGSLTAKRVRAMEPRIREICAELTDAFIGDGRADLMTQFAYKLPVMVICDLMGIDYGAPAMDRLMAAIPEAFVAFEARKLTEAELATANRAVDDLDRYFLAEFEDRLAHPRDDLLTALAQTGTMPDGLSMHEATTVAIALFGAGFETTANIIGNGLYRLHCHPDQWARLVEAPAALAASANEEALRYESSLVAAYRTALHDTVIDGHPVAQGQRVLTLVGAANRDGRKFPDPDRFDIGRGAADHMSFGGGIHFCVGAELARIEARVAFEHMATVLPTMKVDLSSAEWRDNFLFRGLLRLHATW; encoded by the coding sequence GTGGAGGCAGTCGCCGTCGTCGAACCGTTCGATCCGTCCATTCCGGACCTGATCACCGATCCCTATCCGATCTTCACGGAGATCCGGGAGAAGGACCCGTTTCACTGGTCGAAATTCGGCTATTGGGTGGTCTCGCGCTACGATCATGTGCGCGAGGTGCTGATGAACCGGAAGGATTTCGGCACCGGCGATTTCATCGCCAACCTCAAGCTCTTCTACGGCCCCGACTTCGACCCGATGGCCAATTCGGCTTATCGCTGGCTGTCGGAGGTCTTCATCATGCAGGACCCGCCGCAGCATACGCGCATCCGGGGCCTGGTGACGGGATCGCTGACGGCGAAGCGCGTGCGGGCGATGGAGCCGCGCATCCGCGAGATCTGCGCCGAACTGACCGACGCCTTCATCGGTGACGGCCGTGCCGACCTGATGACCCAGTTCGCCTATAAGCTGCCGGTCATGGTCATCTGCGACCTGATGGGCATCGATTATGGCGCGCCCGCGATGGACCGTCTGATGGCCGCTATCCCGGAGGCCTTCGTCGCGTTCGAAGCGCGCAAACTGACCGAGGCGGAACTGGCGACCGCCAACCGCGCAGTGGACGATCTCGACCGCTATTTCCTCGCCGAGTTCGAGGATCGCCTCGCCCACCCGCGCGACGATCTGCTCACCGCTCTGGCGCAGACCGGCACCATGCCCGATGGCCTGTCGATGCACGAGGCGACGACGGTCGCGATCGCGCTGTTCGGCGCCGGCTTCGAGACGACGGCGAACATCATCGGCAACGGCCTCTACCGGCTCCACTGCCACCCCGATCAATGGGCGCGCCTCGTCGAGGCGCCCGCCGCGCTCGCCGCCTCGGCCAATGAGGAAGCGCTGCGCTATGAAAGCTCGCTGGTGGCCGCCTATCGCACGGCGCTGCACGATACCGTGATCGACGGCCATCCGGTAGCGCAGGGCCAGCGCGTGCTGACGCTGGTCGGCGCCGCCAACCGCGACGGGCGGAAGTTTCCCGATCCCGATCGGTTCGACATCGGGCGAGGTGCTGCGGATCATATGTCCTTCGGCGGCGGCATCCATTTCTGCGTGGGGGCCGAACTCGCCCGGATCGAGGCGCGGGTCGCCTTCGAGCATATGGCGACTGTGTTGCCGACGATGAAAGTCGACCTGTCTTCGGCCGAATGGCGCGACAATTTCCTGTTCCGGGGCCTGCTCCGCCTGCACGCGACGTGGTGA
- a CDS encoding NADPH:quinone oxidoreductase family protein, whose protein sequence is MRALAGDSLDGPEVFSLRTVPVPQPGAGELLVRVEAVSFGYVDGLIARGLYQLKPAVPYVPGAEIVGRVVAVGPDVTGHAVGDRVATWQLARGGGAADYALLDAGWTVAVPEALDAAGVAGMMLDYLTAYYALVDRGGLKAGEGVLVLGAAGGVGSAAVRIAAGAGAIVVAGASTAAKRRTALDCGAAAAIDYLAEHWRDALRAVQPPRGVSVVVDTVGGSTFEAAFRSLAKGGRHLVLGFAGGDIPRLPANLPLLKSGALIGVDARHLVESDIVRAKQIWNELLAQVATGALALPTVHAFPLERSGEALSALLDRDKPGKIVVTM, encoded by the coding sequence ATGCGGGCATTGGCGGGCGACAGCCTCGACGGACCCGAGGTCTTTTCGCTGCGAACAGTGCCCGTGCCGCAGCCCGGAGCGGGCGAGCTTCTCGTCAGGGTGGAGGCAGTGAGCTTCGGCTATGTTGACGGCCTGATCGCGCGCGGCCTTTACCAGCTCAAGCCAGCGGTGCCTTATGTTCCTGGCGCGGAGATCGTCGGTCGCGTCGTTGCTGTCGGGCCGGACGTGACGGGCCATGCGGTCGGAGACCGCGTGGCCACGTGGCAGCTCGCGCGGGGCGGTGGGGCGGCGGACTATGCGCTGCTGGATGCTGGTTGGACCGTTGCGGTGCCTGAAGCGCTGGATGCTGCCGGGGTGGCCGGCATGATGCTCGACTATCTCACCGCTTATTATGCTTTGGTCGATCGGGGCGGCCTGAAAGCCGGCGAAGGCGTGCTGGTCTTGGGGGCGGCGGGCGGCGTCGGCTCGGCGGCGGTGCGGATAGCGGCGGGTGCAGGCGCGATCGTCGTTGCAGGCGCTTCGACGGCGGCCAAACGTCGCACGGCGCTCGACTGCGGCGCTGCTGCGGCTATCGATTATCTTGCCGAGCACTGGCGCGACGCACTCCGTGCGGTGCAGCCGCCGAGGGGTGTCTCGGTCGTCGTCGATACCGTCGGGGGTTCGACCTTCGAGGCTGCCTTCCGCTCGCTGGCGAAGGGCGGCCGGCACCTCGTGCTCGGTTTCGCTGGCGGCGACATACCGCGCCTGCCGGCGAACCTGCCGCTGCTCAAGAGCGGTGCGCTGATCGGCGTGGATGCCCGCCATCTGGTCGAGAGCGATATCGTGCGGGCGAAGCAGATCTGGAACGAATTGCTCGCGCAGGTCGCGACTGGCGCGCTCGCGCTCCCTACCGTTCACGCCTTTCCGCTGGAGCGGTCGGGCGAGGCCCTGTCCGCGCTGCTCGATCGCGACAAGCCGGGCAAGATCGTGGTGACGATGTGA
- a CDS encoding Crp/Fnr family transcriptional regulator, whose product MTAGRATFDFTQWLSAEARAALAAAARVRRLQAGATIYAQGDAGDEMFRIVSGVVRLSVMQRDGRELLYQLFQPGDSFGTSTIVDDEPRPQTAEAYEDVELEVWSRRTLDELRRVHPSLNDALLRLLSRHMRLLSDYFAGFAFDELSCRLAQRIVDAIDMFGVPVAGGHAFSRSINQGELALMVGGTRQSVNRVLRDFKREGLVTTRGNALIVTDLPAMRRIAAQGWKLRRFDASDDDAPKH is encoded by the coding sequence ATGACCGCCGGGCGTGCAACCTTCGACTTTACCCAGTGGCTGAGTGCGGAGGCGCGCGCGGCGCTGGCGGCGGCCGCGCGGGTTCGCCGTCTGCAGGCCGGCGCGACGATCTACGCACAGGGCGATGCCGGCGACGAGATGTTCCGGATCGTCAGCGGGGTCGTGCGCCTGTCGGTGATGCAGCGCGACGGGCGCGAACTGCTCTATCAACTGTTCCAGCCGGGCGACAGTTTCGGCACCAGCACGATCGTCGACGACGAGCCCCGGCCGCAGACTGCCGAGGCCTATGAGGATGTCGAACTCGAAGTCTGGTCGCGCAGGACGCTCGACGAGCTTCGTCGGGTCCATCCTTCGCTGAACGATGCGCTGCTCCGCCTGCTGTCGCGACATATGCGGCTGCTGAGCGACTATTTCGCGGGCTTCGCCTTCGACGAACTGTCCTGTCGGCTCGCCCAGCGGATCGTCGATGCGATCGACATGTTCGGCGTGCCGGTCGCGGGCGGGCACGCTTTCTCCCGATCGATCAACCAGGGGGAACTGGCGCTGATGGTCGGCGGAACACGCCAGTCGGTCAACCGGGTGCTGCGCGATTTCAAGCGGGAGGGGCTCGTCACGACGCGCGGCAATGCGCTGATCGTGACCGATCTGCCAGCGATGCGGCGGATCGCGGCCCAGGGCTGGAAGCTCCGGCGTTTCGATGCCTCCGATGACGACGCGCCGAAGCATTGA
- a CDS encoding SDR family NAD(P)-dependent oxidoreductase, protein MAMFGERPLAGRTAFVTGASAGLGRHFAKLLAAAGARLVIAARRGDRLEDVRQEIEAAGGACRCVVVDLTDIDAIASLEADLGEVDILVNNAGASRAAMALKVREADWDIAFDTNLKGLFFLSQAFARARKAEGKAGAIVNIASITGLRQGVGLLPYHVSKAGVIQLTKTLALELAPAGIRVNAIAPGSFPTEITAGFWESPAGQTMMARIPQGRLGEFADLDGPMLLLASEASRYMTGSVIVVDGGHSISGL, encoded by the coding sequence ATGGCGATGTTCGGCGAACGGCCTCTGGCGGGACGAACCGCCTTCGTGACGGGCGCGTCGGCGGGGCTGGGGCGCCACTTCGCAAAGCTGCTCGCGGCAGCCGGCGCACGACTTGTGATCGCGGCGCGGCGCGGTGACCGGCTCGAAGATGTCCGCCAGGAGATCGAGGCGGCGGGTGGGGCATGTCGCTGCGTCGTCGTCGACCTCACCGATATCGACGCGATTGCCAGCCTCGAAGCCGATCTCGGGGAGGTCGACATTCTCGTTAACAATGCCGGCGCGTCGCGTGCTGCCATGGCGCTCAAGGTTCGGGAGGCCGACTGGGACATCGCCTTCGACACCAATCTCAAGGGGCTCTTCTTCCTGTCCCAGGCCTTTGCCCGCGCGCGCAAGGCGGAGGGGAAAGCGGGGGCGATCGTCAACATCGCGTCGATCACGGGCCTGCGCCAGGGCGTCGGCCTGCTTCCCTATCATGTGTCCAAGGCGGGGGTGATCCAGCTGACCAAGACGCTGGCGCTCGAACTGGCGCCGGCCGGCATCAGGGTCAACGCCATCGCGCCGGGGTCCTTCCCGACCGAGATCACCGCCGGCTTCTGGGAGTCGCCGGCGGGCCAGACGATGATGGCCCGCATTCCGCAAGGGCGGCTCGGCGAATTCGCTGATTTGGATGGGCCGATGCTGCTGCTAGCGTCGGAGGCCTCGCGCTACATGACCGGCTCGGTAATCGTCGTCGATGGTGGGCACAGCATAAGCGGCTTGTAA
- a CDS encoding flavin-containing monooxygenase, translating to MSISTARPISSDIVDRDLLRRGVDEANIPALLMCLVQLTGDEKWLAKPYAPNRGKGLDDNDSGGLSDEVQREIRDAAFAAISAWVDGKPLAVARPANADLARMLSVAMTEEVPAEYGDVVASSLGFDPAPSPVAAARPLQAIIIGGGISGMAAAMQLQQRGIAYRIFEKNAEFGGTWWENRYPGCGVDTPNLTYTFACRPNDWSKYFPLQEEIERYLLDTAQSFNLYENVSFSTIVEKAEWQADANRWRVVVRGPDGVEQEHFADIVLSAVGILNMPLIPEIKGLDSFTGRVVHTCQWPDDLDLKGKRVAVVGNGASAMQVVPAIADEVAEMTIFARSKQWAAPFPQFRKPVPDGVRYLMKVFPLYRGWVEQRLSWTFNDRVHGTLFRDPNWPAPERAVNAINDGHREFFTRYVRQQLEGREDLISMVLPDYPPFAKRMLLDNGWYRTLLKPHVELIPERLAEVKGATLVASGGKEVEVDVLILATGYQAANVLGSYDVIGREGRVLREYWDGDNAAAYLGTLVPGFPNFFILLGPNVGSGHGGSMIRNIENQAHYAMSLIETMVEKGASAVEVREDVYQDYVSRLDAAHEKLVWTHPGTENWYRNSRGRVVAITPWRNDAFWRMTRKAKVEDLVLDGARATAGEELTA from the coding sequence TTGAGCATCAGCACCGCACGCCCGATTTCCTCCGACATTGTTGATCGCGATCTGCTCCGCCGCGGCGTCGACGAAGCCAATATCCCGGCACTTCTCATGTGCCTCGTCCAGTTGACCGGTGACGAGAAGTGGCTGGCCAAGCCCTATGCCCCCAATCGCGGCAAGGGTCTGGACGACAATGACAGTGGCGGCCTTTCGGACGAGGTGCAGCGCGAGATCCGCGATGCCGCCTTCGCCGCTATCTCGGCCTGGGTGGACGGCAAGCCGCTGGCGGTCGCACGTCCGGCCAATGCCGATCTCGCGCGCATGCTGAGCGTTGCCATGACCGAGGAAGTGCCCGCTGAATATGGCGATGTCGTCGCCTCGTCGCTGGGGTTCGATCCGGCGCCTTCACCGGTCGCAGCGGCGCGCCCGTTGCAGGCGATCATCATCGGCGGCGGCATTTCGGGCATGGCAGCCGCGATGCAGTTGCAGCAGCGCGGCATTGCCTATCGCATCTTTGAGAAGAACGCCGAGTTCGGCGGTACCTGGTGGGAAAACCGCTATCCGGGTTGTGGCGTCGACACGCCCAACCTCACCTACACCTTCGCCTGTCGCCCGAACGACTGGAGCAAATATTTTCCGCTCCAGGAAGAGATCGAGCGCTATCTGCTCGATACGGCCCAGTCGTTCAATCTCTATGAGAATGTCAGCTTTTCGACCATTGTCGAGAAGGCGGAGTGGCAAGCCGACGCGAACCGCTGGCGGGTCGTCGTGCGCGGGCCCGATGGCGTCGAGCAGGAGCATTTCGCCGATATCGTCCTGAGTGCGGTGGGCATCCTCAACATGCCGCTGATCCCCGAGATCAAGGGGCTGGACAGCTTTACCGGACGGGTGGTGCACACCTGTCAGTGGCCCGACGACCTCGATCTCAAGGGCAAGCGTGTCGCGGTCGTCGGCAATGGCGCTTCGGCGATGCAGGTCGTGCCCGCGATCGCCGACGAAGTCGCCGAGATGACGATCTTCGCGCGCTCGAAGCAGTGGGCCGCGCCTTTCCCGCAGTTCCGCAAGCCCGTGCCGGACGGCGTGCGCTATCTGATGAAGGTCTTCCCGCTCTATCGTGGCTGGGTCGAGCAGCGCCTGTCCTGGACCTTTAACGACCGCGTCCACGGTACGCTGTTCCGCGACCCCAACTGGCCGGCGCCCGAGCGCGCGGTCAACGCGATCAACGACGGTCATCGCGAGTTTTTCACCCGCTATGTCCGGCAGCAGCTGGAGGGACGCGAGGACCTGATATCGATGGTCCTGCCCGACTATCCGCCCTTCGCTAAGCGGATGCTGCTCGACAATGGCTGGTATCGCACGCTGCTCAAGCCGCATGTCGAACTGATTCCCGAGCGCCTTGCCGAGGTGAAGGGGGCGACCCTGGTCGCGAGCGGCGGCAAGGAAGTCGAGGTCGATGTCCTCATCCTCGCCACCGGTTACCAGGCGGCCAATGTGCTCGGCTCCTATGACGTGATCGGGCGCGAAGGCCGCGTGCTGCGGGAATATTGGGATGGCGACAATGCCGCCGCCTATCTCGGCACGCTGGTGCCCGGCTTCCCCAATTTCTTCATTCTGCTGGGCCCGAATGTCGGTTCGGGCCATGGCGGCAGCATGATCCGCAACATCGAGAACCAGGCGCATTATGCGATGAGCCTGATCGAGACGATGGTGGAGAAGGGCGCCAGCGCGGTCGAGGTGCGCGAGGACGTCTACCAGGATTATGTCAGCCGGCTGGATGCGGCGCACGAGAAGCTCGTCTGGACCCATCCGGGAACCGAGAACTGGTATCGCAATTCGCGCGGCCGGGTCGTCGCGATCACGCCGTGGCGCAACGATGCCTTCTGGCGGATGACGCGCAAGGCCAAGGTCGAGGATCTGGTTCTCGATGGCGCGCGCGCGACGGCCGGCGAAGAATTGACTGCCTGA